A region of Sugiyamaella lignohabitans strain CBS 10342 chromosome A, complete sequence DNA encodes the following proteins:
- the APA1 gene encoding Apa1p (AP4A phosphorylase; bifunctional diadenosine 5',5'''-P1,P4-tetraphosphate phosphorylase and ADP sulfurylase involved in catabolism of bis(5'-nucleosidyl) tetraphosphates; catalyzes phosphorolysis of dinucleoside oligophosphates, cleaving substrates' alpha/beta-anhydride bond and introducing Pi into the beta-position of the corresponding NDP formed; protein abundance increases under DNA replication stress; APA1 has a paralog, APA2, that arose from the whole genome duplication; GO_component: GO:0005737 - cytoplasm [Evidence IDA] [PMID 14562095]; GO_component: GO:0005634 - nucleus [Evidence IDA] [PMID 14562095]; GO_function: GO:0003877 - ATP adenylyltransferase activity [Evidence IEA,IEA]; GO_function: GO:0005524 - ATP binding [Evidence IEA,IEA]; GO_function: GO:0008796 - bis(5'-nucleosyl)-tetraphosphatase activity [Evidence IDA,IGI,IMP] [PMID 2174863]; GO_function: GO:0008796 - bis(5'-nucleosyl)-tetraphosphatase activity [Evidence IDA,IMP] [PMID 2556364]; GO_function: GO:0003824 - catalytic activity [Evidence IEA]; GO_function: GO:0016787 - hydrolase activity [Evidence IEA]; GO_function: GO:0000166 - nucleotide binding [Evidence IEA]; GO_function: GO:0016779 - nucleotidyltransferase activity [Evidence IEA]; GO_function: GO:0004780 - sulfate adenylyltransferase (ADP) activity [Evidence IEA]; GO_function: GO:0004780 - sulfate adenylyltransferase (ADP) activity [Evidence IDA,IMP] [PMID 2556364]; GO_function: GO:0016740 - transferase activity [Evidence IEA]; GO_process: GO:0009164 - nucleoside catabolic process [Evidence IDA,IGI,IMP] [PMID 2174863]; GO_process: GO:0009165 - nucleotide biosynthetic process [Evidence IDA] [PMID 2172926]; GO_process: GO:0009117 - nucleotide metabolic process [Evidence IEA]): protein MSLPSDFYQQLDRKFDEAVADGSLVYTKSETVPDCVDGLHVRYTLATALAKRPSTSSDAKLAEPEHESSASGVKSPWLPPDASLLVVPSFGAKGYRVVLNKFAVQKNHFLLVTKSFERQTSPLTEDDLLAAFELLVAANKQSKRRHVGFFNSGYNSGASVAHKHIQFLPLPDSAFEPFPDHVIEKMTNGDIPIYRNGDAPLKEDKYHFSHFIVPTPKDLTSGDELALRYSAIMARVMTTLAKNKAEYISYNFLFTEKWMMAVPRRAEKIQGKSINALGCIGLFLAKTNEDLLYFKQVGPELILQTVGFNAEDIDGNELEGDIGYTRY, encoded by the coding sequence ATGTCGTTACCATCAGATTTTTATCAGCAATTGGATAGGAAATTTGATGAAGCAGTTGCCGATGGCAGCTTGGTTTATACAAAGTCAGAAACTGTTCCAGATTGTGTGGATGGTTTGCATGTGAGATATACATTAGCTACTGCATTGGCTAAGCGACCTTCGACCAGCTCTGATGCCAAGTTGGCTGAACCAGAACATGAGTCGTCTGCAAGTGGAGTTAAGAGCCCATGGTTACCGCCAGATGCCAGTCTGTTAGTTGTTCCTTCATTCGGTGCTAAAGGGTATCGAGTTGTATTAAACAAATTCGCGGTACAGAAAAAtcactttcttcttgttaCAAAGTCATTCGAGCGTCAAACCAGTCCATTAACAGAGGATGATCTTCTAGCTGCTTTTGAGCTACTAGTTGCTGCAAACAAACAGTCTAAAAGACGCCATGTGGGTTTCTTCAATTCTGGATACAACTCTGGTGCCTCTGTTGCTCACAAGCATATCCAGTTCTTACCATTACCAGACTCTGCTTTTGAACCATTTCCAGATCATGTTATTGAAAAAATGACCAATGGTGACATTCCTATTTATAGAAATGGTGATGCCCCACTTAAGGAGGATAAGTATCACTTCTCGCATTTTATCGTCCCCACTCCTAAAGATCTGACATCGGGCGACGAGTTGGCCCTACGGTATTCTGCAATTATGGCCAGAGTCATGACCACATTGGCCAAAAACAAGGCTGAATATATTTCATacaattttcttttcactGAAAAATGGATGATGGCTGTGCCACGACGGGCCGAAAAGATCCAGGGAAAAAGTATCAATGCTCTTGGCTGTATTGGTCTCTTTCTAGCTAAAACCAACGAAGATTTGCTCTACTTCAAGCAGGTTGGTCCTGAACTCATTCTTCAAACTGTAGGGTTTAATGCCGAGGATATCGATGGCAACGAGCTGGAGGGTGATATTGGCTACACTAGATATTAA